The Aquila chrysaetos chrysaetos chromosome 16, bAquChr1.4, whole genome shotgun sequence genome has a segment encoding these proteins:
- the LOC115351777 gene encoding synapsin-1-like, producing the protein MHVARKGLEVQLGALPVPVQLSQQRAAQRQGRRVLPKLIRPGQSQPLRRCKLCPSLQGKADAIADNIRQKEVRRLWGDPNPTEESLALLVPCPPPLLAPLDPQLPREHSVWGPRAPGQASAAWHPRVGQQEPRSRHGSEESVHAPLPARPVSLAEQTSPRDLSVSSRHPGSSLAAGGGVCSSIQPPAVGNIVRESLLQPDGQLPQSEEFLWPLGLSLALPALPKLGSEAAGPAAAGPAAVLPEEDAGLQARFAATREAAALQGAAWQRGAIRASSARGGGRSGSAAGQQPAQHTPGSRTGTQHLPGPRQLPASLPRDAAPEQEAGPAGAGFWLSGHGP; encoded by the exons ATGCACGTGGCCAGGAAGGGACTGGAAGTGCAGCTGGGGGCCCTGCCCGTGCCGGTGCAGCTGTCCCAGCAGCGAGCGGCGCAGCGGCAGGGCCGCCGCGTCCTGCCAAAGCTCATCCGGCcggggcagagccagcccttGCGGCGGTGCAAGCTGTGCCCCTCGCTGCAGGGGAAGGCGGACGCCATCGCGGACAACATAAGGCAGAAGGAAGTCCGGAGGCTGTGGGGGGACCCCAACCCCACCGAGGAgtccctggccctgctggtgCCGTGCCCCCCACCGCTGCTCGCTCCTCTGGACCCGCAGCTCCCCCGGGAGCACAGCGTGTGGGGGCCCCGGGCCCCGGGCCAGGCCAGCGCCGCGTGGCACCCCAGGGTAGGACAGCAGGAGCCGCGCAGCCGGCATGGCTCCGAGGAGTCTGTGCACGCGCCTTTGCCCGCGCGCCCCGTGTCACTGGCTGAGCAGACCTCTCCCCGCGACCTCTCCGTCAGCAGCCGGCACCCGGGCTCTTCCCTCGCTGCCGGTGGTGGCGTCTGCTCCTCCATCCAACCACCAGCCGTGGGCAACATCGTGCGTGAGAGCCTCCTTCAGCCGGACGGGCAGCTACCGCAGAGCGAGGAGTTCCTGTGGCCTCTTGGCTTATCCTTGGCCCTGCCAGCCCTTCCCAAGCTGGGCAGCGAGGCAGCgggaccagcagcagcaggaccgGCTGCGGTCCTGCCGGAGGAAGACGCTGGCCTTCAGGCCAGGTTCGCTGCTACCCGAG AGGCTGCGGCGCTGCAGGGAGCAGCTTGGCAGAGAGGGGCCATCAGAGCGAGCAGTGCCCGGGGAGGAGGGCGGTCGGGCAGTGCTGCGGGACAGCAGCCGGCCCAGCACACCCCAGGCAGCCGCACCGGCACCCAGCACCTCCCGGGGCCCAGGCAGCTCCCCGCCAGTCTCCCTCGAGACGCTGCGCCGGAGCAGGAGGCAGGTCCTGCGGGCGCTGGATTCTGGCTTTCGGGACATGGCCCGTAG
- the LOC115351775 gene encoding uncharacterized protein LOC115351775: MSGSSCLLGLGILLLAAGAVLLSTGRRQQVRGRLGPGGPLGAGGGRGSPQAGHRAPFLCPQGDSWSRRCWRRWQRATAPEKRGERRADHGCTHCSKAAQELQRLMLSARTRPRASPGLGSPFAQDPGAWQAAWRDLEELAEWGRLPCHSCSFSGSSESLGPPESLSDTHPIPDGGAPVELGSARSLGPARGSGACSALKMHVARKGLEVQLGALPVPVQLSQQRAAQRQGRRVLPKLIRPGQSQPLRRCKLCPSLQGKADAIADNIRQKEVRRLWGDPNPTEESLALLVPCPPPLLAPLDPQLPREHSVWGPRAPGQASAAWHPRVGQQEPRSRHGSEESVHAPLPARPVSLAEQTSPRDLSVSSRHPGSSLAAGGGVCSSIQPPAVGNIVRESLLQPDGQLPQSEEFLWPLGLSLALPALPKLGSEAAGPAAAGPAAVLPEEDAGLQARFAATREAAALQGAAWQRGAIRASSARGGGRSGSAAGQQPAQHTPGSRTGTQHLPGPRQLPASLPRDAAPEQEAGPAGAGFWLSGHGP, translated from the exons ATGAGCGGCAGCAGCTGTCTCCTCGGCCTCGGcatcctgctcctggctgccgGGGCCGTCCTGCTCAGCACCGGCCGACGCCAACAGGTACGGGGCCGCTTAGGGCCAGGGGGACCCCTCGGGGCTGGCGGTGGCAGGGGCTCCCCCCAGGCAGGTCACCGTGCTCCGTTCCTGTGCCCACAGGGCGACAGCTGGAGCCGACGATGCTGGAGACGGTGGCAGCGAGCGACAGCACCAGAGAAAC GCGGCGAGCGGCGGGCAGACCACGGCTGCACCCACTGCAGCAAGgctgcccaggagctgcagcgACTGATGCTGTCGGCACGAACCAGGCCCAGGGCGTCGCCGGGGCTGGGCTCCCCGTTCGCGCAGGACCCCGGCGCCTGGCAGGCAGCATGGCGGGACCTGGAGGAGCTGGCGGAGTGGGGCCGCTTGCcctgccacagctgcagcttctctggCTCCTCTGAGAGCCTCGGCCCCCCCGAGAGTCTGAGCGATACCCACCCGATCCCAGATGGAGGGGCCCCCGTCGAGCTGGGGTCCGCCCGCTCCCTTGGACCCGCGCGTGGCAGCGGAGCCTGCTCGGCCCTGAAGATGCACGTGGCCAGGAAGGGACTGGAAGTGCAGCTGGGGGCCCTGCCCGTGCCGGTGCAGCTGTCCCAGCAGCGAGCGGCGCAGCGGCAGGGCCGCCGCGTCCTGCCAAAGCTCATCCGGCcggggcagagccagcccttGCGGCGGTGCAAGCTGTGCCCCTCGCTGCAGGGGAAGGCGGACGCCATCGCGGACAACATAAGGCAGAAGGAAGTCCGGAGGCTGTGGGGGGACCCCAACCCCACCGAGGAgtccctggccctgctggtgCCGTGCCCCCCACCGCTGCTCGCTCCTCTGGACCCGCAGCTCCCCCGGGAGCACAGCGTGTGGGGGCCCCGGGCCCCGGGCCAGGCCAGCGCCGCGTGGCACCCCAGGGTAGGACAGCAGGAGCCGCGCAGCCGGCATGGCTCCGAGGAGTCTGTGCACGCGCCTTTGCCCGCGCGCCCCGTGTCACTGGCTGAGCAGACCTCTCCCCGCGACCTCTCCGTCAGCAGCCGGCACCCGGGCTCTTCCCTCGCTGCCGGTGGTGGCGTCTGCTCCTCCATCCAACCACCAGCCGTGGGCAACATCGTGCGTGAGAGCCTCCTTCAGCCGGACGGGCAGCTACCGCAGAGCGAGGAGTTCCTGTGGCCTCTTGGCTTATCCTTGGCCCTGCCAGCCCTTCCCAAGCTGGGCAGCGAGGCAGCgggaccagcagcagcaggaccgGCTGCGGTCCTGCCGGAGGAAGACGCTGGCCTTCAGGCCAGGTTCGCTGCTACCCGAG AGGCTGCGGCGCTGCAGGGAGCAGCTTGGCAGAGAGGGGCCATCAGAGCGAGCAGTGCCCGGGGAGGAGGGCGGTCGGGCAGTGCTGCGGGACAGCAGCCGGCCCAGCACACCCCAGGCAGCCGCACCGGCACCCAGCACCTCCCGGGGCCCAGGCAGCTCCCCGCCAGTCTCCCTCGAGACGCTGCGCCGGAGCAGGAGGCAGGTCCTGCGGGCGCTGGATTCTGGCTTTCGGGACATGGCCCGTAG
- the LOC115351778 gene encoding uncharacterized protein LOC115351778 encodes MAPRSLCTRLCPRAPCHWLSRPLPATSPSAAGTRALPSLPVVASAPPSNHQPWATSCVRASFSRTGSYRRARSSCGLLAYPWPCQPFPSWAARQRDQQQQDRLRSCRRKTLAFRPGSLLPERLRRCREQLGREGPSERAVPGEEGGRAVLRDSSRPSTPQAAAPAPSTSRGPGSSPPVSLETLRRSRRQVLRALDSGFRDMARSQRQRDVPQSPGPAPPLPPPSHVGKGIGKRAEGPRVPTASATMGRP; translated from the exons ATGGCTCCGAGGAGTCTGTGCACGCGCCTTTGCCCGCGCGCCCCGTGTCACTGGCTGAGCAGACCTCTCCCCGCGACCTCTCCGTCAGCAGCCGGCACCCGGGCTCTTCCCTCGCTGCCGGTGGTGGCGTCTGCTCCTCCATCCAACCACCAGCCGTGGGCAACATCGTGCGTGAGAGCCTCCTTCAGCCGGACGGGCAGCTACCGCAGAGCGAGGAGTTCCTGTGGCCTCTTGGCTTATCCTTGGCCCTGCCAGCCCTTCCCAAGCTGGGCAGCGAGGCAGCgggaccagcagcagcaggaccgGCTGCGGTCCTGCCGGAGGAAGACGCTGGCCTTCAGGCCAGGTTCGCTGCTACCCGAG AGGCTGCGGCGCTGCAGGGAGCAGCTTGGCAGAGAGGGGCCATCAGAGCGAGCAGTGCCCGGGGAGGAGGGCGGTCGGGCAGTGCTGCGGGACAGCAGCCGGCCCAGCACACCCCAGGCAGCCGCACCGGCACCCAGCACCTCCCGGGGCCCAGGCAGCTCCCCGCCAGTCTCCCTCGAGACGCTGCGCCGGAGCAGGAGGCAGGTCCTGCGGGCGCTGGATTCTGGCTTTCGGGACATGGCCCGTAGCCAGAGACAGCGAGACGTGCCGCAGAGCCCCGGTCCCGCgccacctcttccccctccatcGCACGTAGGGAAGGGGATTGGCAAGAGGGCAGAGGGGCCGAGGGTGCCTACCGCGTCAGCCACGATGGGGAGGCCTTGA